The genomic DNA CGATCGTCATGCTGTCGCTTTGAATCAAGTCATTCGCTACCGTGGTCGTTACTACGGTGTTTATCACGGCAATGGAGATCCGAATTGGAAAGGGCCCTGGACGACCTGTCTTGCCGTGTCGGATGATCTTGTGAACTGGAAAATATACCCCGGCAACCCGATCATCGGAACCAACAACTCAAGCGGTCAAATGGTTCACGATGGCGAGCAGTATCGGCTCTATACTATGCACCCCGACGTTCGAGTCTATCTCCCGCAGGACGCGATTTCAGATGAGTAGTTAGCACGCACGTAACTTCCTCGTTCCCAAGGTCCTCCATCTGAACGCGAGCTCTCGAAGCTCTGCTTCGTTTTCACGGGCTTTCGATCCCACAATCACTTGAAGCAGAGCTTCAACCCCAAACTTGTTCCCAGGGAGGACCTTGGGAACATGTTGAATAACCACTCCTTACACCTTATTCTTTATCCGCTTGGTAGGTCACTTTGTTCACGTCGACTCGGAGTTCTTCGAGTCGTTTGGCAACTTCTTCGGGGATCTCAGCCTGGTAGCGACCGCCAATCTGATCCGCCAGGAAGGCTTCGATTTCAGCATACATGGCCATCCGATTGACCGGTTTGGCAAAGCCGTGTCCTTCGTCGTCTGCCAACAGGTAGCTGACTTCGTGTCCCCGATCCCGCAATGCAATCGCGATCTGATCGGCCTCAGCTTGTTTCACTCTCGGGTCATTGGCTCCTTGCACGATTAACAGAGGTTTCGTAATTTTATCGGCACTGAAGAGTGGACTCGCTTCCCGGATTCGCTTCTTGCCTTCTTCCGTGTTTGGGTCGCCAACCATTCCATGCAGGAAGGCGCGTCCTGCTTCCCAGTAAGGAGGAATCGAATCAAGCAACGTCGAGATATTGCTGGGGCCAACGATATCGACACCACAGGCGTAAAGGTCGGGAGTGAATGCGAGTCCGGCCAGAGTCGCATAGCCTCCATAGCTTCCCCCCATAATCGCGACTCGATCTTTATCGGCAATGCCTTCATCAATCAGGTACTTCACTCCCCAGGTAATGTCATCCTGCATCAACTTGCCCCACTGCAGGTCGCCGGCGTTGAGAAACTTTTTGCCGTATCCACCGCTCGCACGAAAATTGGGCTGTAGAACCGCGTAGCCTCGGTTGGCCAGAAATTGAACCAGAGGGTTGTAGCCCCACGAATCACGAGGCCCCTTGGGGCCGCCATGCACGAGAATCACAACTGGAAGATTCTTCGCTTCCATGCCAACGGGAATAGTCAAGTAACCAGGAATTTCCAGGCCATCGCTGCTCGTGTAGCGAATCGACTTCATCGGAGCCAAATAATCTTCGACTTCTTTAAGTTCTGGCCGGGGCGTGTATTGAAAAATTAGTTCATGCTTTTGAGCATCGAAGTACCAGGCTTCGGCTGCGTACTTGTCGCCGTGTACAGCAATTAAGAACTTGCTGTAGTCTTCGGTCGCGCTTTGAAAGGCGATTTCTCTCCCGGGAAATTTCTCCTGTAAAAACTTGTAGTTTGCTTCCCAGGTTTTGTCCCGCCAGTAGTATCGCGTCTTATCATCGGTGTAGGACGTCGAGATAATCTTGCGTGTGTTATGATCCATTTGCAAACCGCCGAAATCGACTCGTTCCTCTGGATCGCTTTCCAAAAATTCCAACTCTTTGGTCTCTGGGTTCAACTTATACAAAGTCTGAAGATCCAGGTCTCCCTTATTGGTCACCAGATAGATGTTCTCGTTTTTCGCATCCCAACCACTCACTCCAGCATTCTCAGTGACGGAAGTCTCGTAGATGGGAACCAGTTTGTCGTTGTCCTTACGCAGTAATGTCGTATTACCTGCAGGGTCGGTTCGGCTGAGTAAACGAAGATTGTCGTCCCAGTCAAATTCATAGCCGGTAATGCGATCTTCATTCTGATAGACCATTGTCAATTCGCCTGTAGAAATCTTGAGCTTGTAAAGATCGTGCCATGCCTTGTCACGATCATTCAGCCCCACCCAGAGCAAATCGGGATTGTTCTCACTGGCGTGAACGATCCGAGCGGAGACATCCTTGAGCGGCGTCAAATTTCGCGAGTCTGGCGTTTCCTTGCTCTCCGCAGGTTTCGCATTGGGATCGACCGCAAACAGATTGATATTTTCGTCGCCATTCGAATCTTTGACGAACAGAATATACTTACCGTCTTCCGTCCAGGCATATCCACGCAAAGGCCGTTTGCTATCGGTCAGCGGTCGCGCTTGATCAAAAGGCTCCGCAAACTCTTTTACCCACACATTCATGATGCCCTGATACGGTTTCATGAACGAAATGAACTTGCCGTCTGGACTTAGCTTACCGCTGGAAATCTCCGGATTTCCAAAAAAGAGCTCCCGATCCAACAACGGCGAACCGGCTTGGGTTTTGATTTTAGTTCCTTGAGAATAGGCCAGGTTTGAGAACATGCCGATAGCCAATGGGATCGTCATCAGCTTGATGGTAAATGCGTTTATCATCGAAAACCTTATAGGAATGAGAGGAAGTAAGTTAAAAGTGCGGCCCTGGCGGGTCCATCCAACAAAATGTCAAGGCGCCGGTGGCCCCTACAGTTCTCGGGCAATTACAAATCAGAGAGATGTAAAACTCAAGGTTGGTTACTAATAGGCATTTTACGGTGAATCGCTCGTTTTTGTAAACTCTCCCATTGTGATACAAGCGACAGCGTGTGTATTCCGTACTTTGCCTCAAAATTGATTGCCCCTCGCAACTCAATCCGTACCCGGTCAAAAACGACGTCAATTGTTGAAAACAGATGGATGACTCCGCTACGTCCACCTGGCTTTCGTATTACAAAGTGCGGAATGCAACCAAAGCCCCTGAAAACTCGGACGTCTGTTCGTTGCTTTTAAACGAGCTTCCGGTAATCCTAATAACACCAGAAATTGCCATTCCTTTGACGTATTTTTGATTAAGAACAACGCATGGTCAGACAATCAGTCCCATTTTTGATTTGCATCATTTATTTGAATGTTCGGCTGGGAGCAGCTGAACCCGCCCCGCAGGTCTCAGCAACACAACCGGGTGTTCGCCTGACGCTCGTCGCTGAACATCCCGATTTGGCAACACCGACCGGCATCGATGTCGATGACAAAGGTCGGGTATGGGTGGTCGCAACGCACACCCATATGCGGCCAGATGACTATGAGGGACCATCGCATGATGAAATTCTGGTATTTGACACATCGCAAGTTCAAACATCACAACGGCAGGTCTTCTACAACTCAACGACTGCCACAATGGATTTAGAACTTGGAGCCGATGGCTGGGTGTATCTGGCAGAACGTGATCGCATTCTACGAATAAAAGATCTGGATGGAAATGGGACCGCTGACGTCGAAGAAGAGCTTGTTGTGTTGACGACCGAAGCCGACTATCCGCACAACGGGTTGTCGGGGCTGTCCTGGCATCCCGATGGCGATCTTGTGTTTGGACTCGGTGAGAATTTTGCCACACCGTGGACACTCGCTGGCACGGATGGTCCTGCGATTCATGGTGCAGCTCAAGGAGGAATCTTTCGTTGTTCGGCAGATGGAAAAAACCTTCGCTGGATCGCCCAAGGACTATGGAATCCGTTTGGGACTTGCGTGCGTGAGGATGGTGAGATCTTCGCTGCGGACAATGATCCGGGTGAGCGACCACCGTGCCGCTTACTGCATATCATTGAAGGCGGAGAATATGGGTACCGGCGGCAGTATGGCCCCGAATCCCATCACCCTTTCGTTTGCTGGAATGGAGAATTGCCGGGAACCTTGCCCATGGTTCACCCGACAGGCGAGGCTCCTTGTGGTGTCGTCCCACTGGGCCGAGGCTTGCTGGTTCCTTCATGGGGTGATCATCGTATTGATTTTTTACAGCTTCACCCAAAAGGGGCCAGCTTCACAGCTGAACTGACAACGATTGCCAAGGGAGGACGTTACTTTCGCCCAACCTGTATCGCGCAAGATCCCAACGTGGGCGGAAGTAAACGGACTTGGTATCTGGCGGACTGGGTCGATGGGCGATACAACGCTCATGGCTTCGGACGCTTGTGGAAGCTGGAGATCGACTTGAATCAAGCCGACTGGGTCGGTCCGCTCAGTATCGAGCCACCAACGAAGGCAGCACAACGAGCAGCCAATTTGCGCAGCGGCAAGACCTTATTAGCCAGAGAAGAACTGCTTCAGCTTGCAGGCGACAAGGATTCATTTTTGGCACGCTCGGCGCTCGTGGCATTGTCGCGGACTGCCAACCAGTGGGAGATCAAGGATGTTCTTGAATGGTCTGCCGAGGATCGAGTGCAGGCCACGATGGCACTCGAATTTTGCCAGGCAGACTCGAATAAATGGCTACCACTTTTCTTAAAAGACAAGAATCAAGCAGTCCGTTTTCAGGCACTGCGGTGGATTGCCAATTCAGACCTCAAGGCGTTTCTTCCAAATGTCGAAACGCTGTTGAACGGGAGTGAGATCAGCTTCACCTCTTTCGAAGCGGCGATGGCGACATGGAACACACTCCAAGGAAAACCAGAAGCTGGAATACGAGATGTTGATGTGTTGCTGGCACGTGTTCAGGACAAAAGCAAAACACCACGACTGCGTGCATATGCGTTGCGGTTGTTGCCTGCGCAATCATCTGCCGCAGGTGAAGCCGACAGCTTGCCAGCCAAAAAGTTTCCCAATGGCCTCACACTCCAATTACTAAGTGAACTCCACGCCGTGAATCACGAAGAACTTTCGCTGGAAGTGACGCGTGCGGCAGCAGGAAATCCGCAAGTCGCCCAAGAGTTATTATTGGAGATCGCGAACAATCAGGATCATTCCGCCAAATTACGAGCCGAGGCCATCGCAGGGTTAGCGGCCATCGCAGCATCTCATTTGAAAACGTTACTCAAACTGACAAAAGACGAACAACGTGTCGTGCGCGAGGAAGCACTTCGTTCCTTACGATCAATCCCACTTTCAGCAGAACAGAAAGAGGAGTTACTAGAACTGACGAAACGATATCCTGAGTCGTATGACCAGATCGTAGTGGTGTTGGAACCTGAATCCCTGAAATCCGATCGTCCTGCTTTCACCGACACCAAGGCCTGGTTGCAACTTCTTGAACAAGTGCAAAGTCCAGCGGACATTGAAAATGGAAGCCGGGTTTTTCATCATACACAGTTGGGGACTTGCTCCCATTGCCATCGACATAACGGACGAGGGAATACGGTTGGCCCTGATCTGACATTACAGAGCCAGCGTGCCTCTCGCGAAGCTTTGTTGATGTCGATCCTCGAACCGAATCGCGAGATCGCTCCCGAATTCCAACCACGTACTCTCTTGTTGAAGGATGGTCGAATCTTCACGGGGATTCGCCTCCGTTCCTACACCAAGGAACAGATCCGTGATGCACACGGTCAAACTCGGACCTTCGACAAGGGAGATGTTGAATTGATCAGAGATTCAAACGTTTCGTTCATGCCAGCTGGTCTGGTCAATACCTTGACGAATCGCGAGATTCGAGATTTGCTTGAATTTTTATTGAACAACGACGACTCCGATGCTCATTTGAACAAACGGGATGTCAATTCGATTAAGACCTCGAAAAACTATTGAAAACTGGTAAACCGAAGTCTCAGCCAGTTCCATTTTGTTGTCTGAAAATAGCCTGTCTTTCGATTCCGCAGACGAACTTACGGGTGGGTCTTTCCAACACATATTACATTTGCAGTTTAGACCATTTTCTAATGGTAACTGCAGCGCAAGAACACCAAATGTCCCAAAAGCATGTGTATGCTCCTGCTGAACGCTGCAGGTATTTTTTGAACATGCTCTAGAATCACCTCATTTTGGGGACCAACATTTTTTGAACCGAATCCTTGAAAACCCGCCGCGAGTTCTCTCTGTCATCCCGCCGATGACTCAGTTAAATACTCCGTATCCTTCGACTGCATATCTGACCGGGTTTTTGCGGTCCCGGGGAGTCGATGCCGTTCAGGAAGATCTGGCACTGGCATTGGTGTTGAAACTGTTGTCATCGACCGGTTTGCAAAGTGTCTTCGGGCAGATCGAGACCATCTCAAATCCATCTCCTGTCGTCAGCAATTTCTGCGAACAGTATGACAAATATGTTGCTACGATTGATCGTGTCATCGCCTTCCTTCAAGGGGGCGATCCCACACTGGCGCATCGAATTATTAGTCGTATGTTTCTTCCTGAAGGGGCTCGATTTGACACACTCGATGCCTATGAAGACGAGGACGATGGCGGCGATCCTCTCGGATGGGCATTTGGAGCGTTAGGGGTTCAGGATCGGGCCAGGCATTATGCGACTCTTTACCTCAGCGACCTCGCCGACGTCCTGCGTGAAGCCGTTGATCCACGATTCGAATTTGTTCGATATGCAGAATCACTTGCCGCCAGTCAGCCGACTTTCGATCCGCTGGCTGAGGCCTTGATCGCCCCCATGAATCTCGTTGACACGACCCTGCGAGATTTGACTCTGGCTGCCATTTCTCGACATCAACCGAATGTCGTGCTCGTGTCGGTTCCGTTTCCCGGGAACGTGTACGCAGCATTCCGAATTGCTCAGGCCATTAAATCCAAAGACGCCGGTATCATCACGATTTTGGGTGGCGGGTTCGTGAATACCGAATTAAGGGAGATGACTGAACCCCGCGTATTCGACTATTTCGATTACATCACGTTGGATGATGGCGAGCGTCCTCTCGTGGCGTTGCTGGAACATTTTCGTGGCGAGCGACCACGGCATCAATTGGTGCGAACTTTTGTTCGAGAGGAAAACTCGACGACCAGCTATTCTGGTGCAGTTCAATATATCAATCATCAGGAACCTGATGTGCCATTCGCTGAAGTCGGCACTCCGACATGGGACGGTCTACCGATCGATCAGTATTTATCGACACTGGACATGCTCAATCCCATGCACCGATTGTGGTCCGATGGTCGCTGGAATAAGCTGACCGTCGCTCACGGTTGCTATTGGAAGAAGTGCAGTTTTTGCGATGTGACACTGGACTACATCGGTCGTTACGACGGAGTTGCAGCGAGCACATTGGTGGATCGAATCGAATCGATCATTCAGGAAACAGGACAGACGGGGTTTCACTTTGTAGATGAAGCTGCACCGCCAAAAGCACTCAAAGCGATGGCGAAAGAACTGCTCCGACGTAATGTGACAGTCTCCTGGTGGGGGAACATTCGCTTCGAAAAATCATTCACCCCAGAACTGTGCGAACTGCTGGCCGAC from Rubinisphaera italica includes the following:
- a CDS encoding B12-binding domain-containing radical SAM protein, which produces MTQLNTPYPSTAYLTGFLRSRGVDAVQEDLALALVLKLLSSTGLQSVFGQIETISNPSPVVSNFCEQYDKYVATIDRVIAFLQGGDPTLAHRIISRMFLPEGARFDTLDAYEDEDDGGDPLGWAFGALGVQDRARHYATLYLSDLADVLREAVDPRFEFVRYAESLAASQPTFDPLAEALIAPMNLVDTTLRDLTLAAISRHQPNVVLVSVPFPGNVYAAFRIAQAIKSKDAGIITILGGGFVNTELREMTEPRVFDYFDYITLDDGERPLVALLEHFRGERPRHQLVRTFVREENSTTSYSGAVQYINHQEPDVPFAEVGTPTWDGLPIDQYLSTLDMLNPMHRLWSDGRWNKLTVAHGCYWKKCSFCDVTLDYIGRYDGVAASTLVDRIESIIQETGQTGFHFVDEAAPPKALKAMAKELLRRNVTVSWWGNIRFEKSFTPELCELLADSGCIAISGGLEVASDRLLKLMKKGVSVDQVARVTRAFTDVGILVHAYLMYGFPTQTVQDTVDALEYVRQLFEEGCIQSGFFHRFTCTVHSPVGKKPEEYSIELAPLPAVSFAKNDIDFIDPTGVNHDSLGVGLNKALYNFMHGVGLDDDIRSWFEDRVPRSIVKRDFIAQALCKK
- a CDS encoding PVC-type heme-binding CxxCH protein — protein: MVRQSVPFLICIIYLNVRLGAAEPAPQVSATQPGVRLTLVAEHPDLATPTGIDVDDKGRVWVVATHTHMRPDDYEGPSHDEILVFDTSQVQTSQRQVFYNSTTATMDLELGADGWVYLAERDRILRIKDLDGNGTADVEEELVVLTTEADYPHNGLSGLSWHPDGDLVFGLGENFATPWTLAGTDGPAIHGAAQGGIFRCSADGKNLRWIAQGLWNPFGTCVREDGEIFAADNDPGERPPCRLLHIIEGGEYGYRRQYGPESHHPFVCWNGELPGTLPMVHPTGEAPCGVVPLGRGLLVPSWGDHRIDFLQLHPKGASFTAELTTIAKGGRYFRPTCIAQDPNVGGSKRTWYLADWVDGRYNAHGFGRLWKLEIDLNQADWVGPLSIEPPTKAAQRAANLRSGKTLLAREELLQLAGDKDSFLARSALVALSRTANQWEIKDVLEWSAEDRVQATMALEFCQADSNKWLPLFLKDKNQAVRFQALRWIANSDLKAFLPNVETLLNGSEISFTSFEAAMATWNTLQGKPEAGIRDVDVLLARVQDKSKTPRLRAYALRLLPAQSSAAGEADSLPAKKFPNGLTLQLLSELHAVNHEELSLEVTRAAAGNPQVAQELLLEIANNQDHSAKLRAEAIAGLAAIAASHLKTLLKLTKDEQRVVREEALRSLRSIPLSAEQKEELLELTKRYPESYDQIVVVLEPESLKSDRPAFTDTKAWLQLLEQVQSPADIENGSRVFHHTQLGTCSHCHRHNGRGNTVGPDLTLQSQRASREALLMSILEPNREIAPEFQPRTLLLKDGRIFTGIRLRSYTKEQIRDAHGQTRTFDKGDVELIRDSNVSFMPAGLVNTLTNREIRDLLEFLLNNDDSDAHLNKRDVNSIKTSKNY
- a CDS encoding S9 family peptidase; protein product: MINAFTIKLMTIPLAIGMFSNLAYSQGTKIKTQAGSPLLDRELFFGNPEISSGKLSPDGKFISFMKPYQGIMNVWVKEFAEPFDQARPLTDSKRPLRGYAWTEDGKYILFVKDSNGDENINLFAVDPNAKPAESKETPDSRNLTPLKDVSARIVHASENNPDLLWVGLNDRDKAWHDLYKLKISTGELTMVYQNEDRITGYEFDWDDNLRLLSRTDPAGNTTLLRKDNDKLVPIYETSVTENAGVSGWDAKNENIYLVTNKGDLDLQTLYKLNPETKELEFLESDPEERVDFGGLQMDHNTRKIISTSYTDDKTRYYWRDKTWEANYKFLQEKFPGREIAFQSATEDYSKFLIAVHGDKYAAEAWYFDAQKHELIFQYTPRPELKEVEDYLAPMKSIRYTSSDGLEIPGYLTIPVGMEAKNLPVVILVHGGPKGPRDSWGYNPLVQFLANRGYAVLQPNFRASGGYGKKFLNAGDLQWGKLMQDDITWGVKYLIDEGIADKDRVAIMGGSYGGYATLAGLAFTPDLYACGVDIVGPSNISTLLDSIPPYWEAGRAFLHGMVGDPNTEEGKKRIREASPLFSADKITKPLLIVQGANDPRVKQAEADQIAIALRDRGHEVSYLLADDEGHGFAKPVNRMAMYAEIEAFLADQIGGRYQAEIPEEVAKRLEELRVDVNKVTYQADKE